In Sporosarcina psychrophila, a genomic segment contains:
- the rnhC gene encoding ribonuclease HIII, whose product MSNQVIIVNSQDMKKVINHYTSSKVVRNAPGVVFAAKLPDTSITAYKSGKVLFQGAGSEREAARWGTAEVKAGSAALKTKGDVLPDRLAQLSVLGSDETGTGDFFGPVTVAACFVRADQIELVRELGVKDSKMLTDDLMRKIAPDLQEALIYSVLTLENEKYNDVQASGWSQGKIKALLHNQALKHVLRKMDGEKPDYILIDQFAERGIYYNHIKAEAEIVRENVLFSTKAEGLHMSVAAASIIARVAFLEEMDRLSGIAGMTLPKGAGPRVDEVAAKILLKSGKDTLKSLTKWHFANAGKAKNLAARKRR is encoded by the coding sequence TTGAGTAATCAAGTTATTATTGTAAACAGTCAAGATATGAAAAAAGTGATAAATCATTACACGTCTTCAAAAGTCGTACGCAATGCTCCTGGCGTCGTCTTTGCAGCGAAACTACCTGATACCTCAATCACAGCCTACAAGTCCGGAAAAGTACTATTCCAGGGCGCAGGATCTGAACGAGAAGCCGCGCGTTGGGGCACAGCAGAAGTTAAAGCGGGGTCGGCCGCATTGAAAACAAAAGGTGATGTGCTGCCAGACCGCTTAGCACAGTTATCCGTTCTCGGGTCAGATGAAACAGGAACGGGTGATTTCTTCGGGCCTGTTACTGTTGCAGCTTGTTTCGTCCGTGCCGATCAAATAGAGCTTGTTCGCGAACTTGGTGTAAAAGATTCAAAAATGCTAACAGATGACCTCATGCGAAAAATCGCACCTGATTTACAGGAGGCGCTCATTTATAGTGTGCTGACGCTTGAAAACGAGAAATACAATGATGTACAAGCGAGCGGCTGGTCTCAGGGAAAGATTAAAGCCCTCCTTCATAATCAGGCACTTAAGCATGTACTCCGGAAAATGGACGGAGAGAAACCCGATTATATTTTGATTGACCAATTTGCGGAGCGCGGAATTTATTATAATCACATCAAAGCGGAGGCTGAAATTGTGCGAGAGAATGTGCTGTTTTCGACAAAAGCGGAAGGTCTTCATATGTCGGTTGCAGCTGCGTCAATTATTGCACGTGTTGCGTTTTTAGAAGAGATGGACCGGTTGAGTGGTATTGCAGGAATGACACTGCCGAAAGGCGCGGGACCGAGAGTGGATGAGGTGGCCGCCAAGATTTTATTGAAAAGCGGTAAAGATACGTTGAAATCACTGACGAAGTGGCATTTTGCGAATGCAGGGAAAGCTAAGAATCTTGCGGCTAGGAAAAGACGGTGA
- the zapA gene encoding cell division protein ZapA has product MWEVVSLADEQKTRIAVDIYGQTYKMVGTETSTHMRLVASMVDERMREISAHNPYLDSTKIAVLTAVNSVHDNLKLKMQIEQLEVELNKLKG; this is encoded by the coding sequence ATGTGGGAGGTCGTATCATTGGCAGACGAACAGAAGACACGCATAGCAGTTGACATATACGGACAGACCTATAAAATGGTCGGTACCGAAACAAGCACTCATATGCGGCTGGTCGCCTCGATGGTCGATGAAAGGATGAGGGAAATCAGTGCCCATAACCCTTATCTCGACAGTACAAAAATCGCTGTGCTAACCGCCGTTAATAGTGTACATGATAATCTTAAATTAAAAATGCAAATTGAACAATTAGAAGTAGAATTGAATAAGCTGAAGGGTTGA
- a CDS encoding CvpA family protein, whose protein sequence is MLDLLIIILLFGGLVTGFRRGLIVQIIHMTGFIIALVVAYTYYKQLAEAFVLWVPYPGVTAGSKLSMTVEQLDLDGTFYQLLAFVLIFLVVKFGLQLIASMFDFLKYLPVLGFVARIAGALFGFIEFYILMFLVLYLLAMLPIEFIQERISNSLLAKSMFEHTPVLSETVKKWWYIYTN, encoded by the coding sequence ATGCTTGATTTATTAATTATTATCCTCCTATTTGGGGGACTCGTAACTGGATTCAGACGGGGACTCATTGTCCAAATTATACATATGACAGGTTTCATCATCGCACTTGTCGTCGCTTATACGTACTATAAACAACTTGCGGAAGCATTTGTTCTTTGGGTTCCTTATCCAGGTGTGACTGCCGGTTCAAAATTATCCATGACAGTTGAACAACTTGATCTAGATGGAACGTTCTATCAATTACTGGCATTTGTTTTGATATTTCTTGTTGTCAAATTTGGATTGCAGCTCATTGCATCTATGTTTGATTTCCTGAAGTATTTGCCCGTCCTCGGTTTCGTTGCACGTATTGCGGGAGCTTTGTTCGGATTTATCGAATTCTATATACTTATGTTCCTTGTTCTCTATCTGCTGGCTATGCTACCGATAGAGTTTATCCAAGAAAGGATAAGCAATTCATTGCTTGCTAAGTCGATGTTTGAACATACGCCGGTGCTATCTGAAACTGTGAAAAAATGGTGGTACATTTATACAAACTGA
- the polX gene encoding DNA polymerase/3'-5' exonuclease PolX — translation MNKKTIIRTFEKIALYMELLGENHFKVAAFRKAANVLELDPRSLSEMDDILKLKGIGKGTGAVITDLLEKEESDLLKELEEAVPKGLIPLLKIPGLGGKKIAKLREAIGIDSVESLHAACMAGEVSKVAGFGKKTEENMLSEIEILGTRQGKFPHWQMEKVVTFVEQELRLIPEIKHFSVAGSYRRTEEESSDVDFIIVTDEPATVREKLLATLPLVATIAAGDAKLSVTLDLEEAIDADFRFVKAEQFASAIHHFTGSKDHNVKMRQLAKSRGMKISEYGVENEDGSIETFDSEEQFFAHFGLPFIPPAVRRNGSEIDRVDELAGLVAIEDIRSDLHMHTTWSDGAYSIREMVEACRAKGYSYMVITDHTQYLKVANGLTPERIREQIVEIRSLNKEYDDIEIFCGTEMDILPDATLDFDDELLSELDFVIASIHSNFSQSQELIMERLHTAMKNPHVDMIAHPTGRIVGQREGYNPDVPQLIQWAKEYGKILELNANPYRLDLATDHLIMAQEAGVTIAINTDAHAIEQLNYMTTGVNYGKKAWLKKETVVNTWPLDKFIREIVRK, via the coding sequence GTGAATAAAAAAACAATCATTCGCACGTTTGAAAAAATCGCTTTATATATGGAGTTGCTTGGGGAAAACCATTTCAAAGTAGCAGCATTTAGAAAAGCGGCCAACGTGCTTGAACTAGATCCACGCAGTTTATCCGAAATGGATGATATTTTAAAGTTGAAAGGGATTGGCAAAGGCACGGGTGCTGTCATTACCGATTTGCTAGAAAAAGAAGAGTCTGATCTGCTGAAAGAACTGGAAGAAGCTGTGCCAAAAGGGCTTATTCCATTGTTGAAAATACCAGGCCTAGGTGGCAAGAAAATCGCCAAACTACGGGAAGCGATTGGCATCGATTCGGTTGAATCGCTCCATGCGGCATGCATGGCAGGGGAAGTAAGTAAAGTAGCTGGTTTCGGCAAGAAGACAGAAGAGAATATGTTGAGCGAAATTGAAATCTTAGGAACTCGTCAAGGGAAATTTCCGCATTGGCAAATGGAGAAGGTTGTTACATTTGTTGAGCAGGAACTTCGTTTGATACCAGAGATTAAACATTTTTCTGTCGCTGGAAGTTACCGTCGAACGGAAGAGGAAAGTAGTGACGTCGATTTCATCATTGTGACGGACGAGCCCGCAACTGTACGGGAAAAGCTACTTGCCACATTACCTCTGGTTGCGACGATTGCGGCAGGGGATGCGAAACTGTCTGTAACACTCGACTTGGAAGAGGCGATTGACGCCGATTTCCGCTTCGTGAAAGCAGAACAATTCGCAAGTGCTATTCATCATTTCACTGGCTCGAAAGACCATAACGTCAAAATGCGCCAACTTGCGAAATCTAGAGGAATGAAAATAAGTGAATACGGAGTGGAGAATGAAGATGGTTCCATCGAGACATTCGATTCAGAAGAACAATTTTTCGCTCACTTCGGTTTGCCGTTCATCCCGCCTGCAGTGCGCAGAAATGGCAGTGAAATCGATCGTGTCGATGAACTAGCCGGCTTGGTAGCGATCGAGGACATCCGTTCGGACCTTCATATGCATACAACATGGTCGGACGGAGCGTACTCAATCCGTGAAATGGTTGAGGCCTGCCGTGCTAAGGGCTATTCTTATATGGTTATCACAGACCATACGCAGTATCTCAAAGTTGCGAACGGACTAACACCTGAACGAATACGTGAACAAATCGTGGAGATCCGTTCGTTGAATAAAGAATATGATGATATCGAAATTTTTTGCGGAACGGAAATGGACATCCTTCCTGACGCTACACTGGATTTTGATGATGAACTGCTAAGTGAGTTAGATTTTGTCATTGCTTCTATTCACTCTAATTTCAGTCAATCACAGGAATTGATTATGGAACGGCTCCATACGGCTATGAAAAATCCGCACGTCGATATGATTGCACACCCGACCGGTCGAATCGTTGGTCAACGGGAAGGTTATAATCCTGATGTACCCCAACTTATTCAGTGGGCGAAGGAGTATGGTAAAATACTTGAGTTGAATGCGAACCCATATCGGCTCGACCTTGCGACTGATCATCTGATTATGGCGCAGGAAGCTGGAGTTACTATTGCCATTAATACAGATGCACATGCAATTGAACAACTAAATTATATGACTACTGGCGTAAACTACGGTAAAAAAGCATGGTTGAAAAAAGAGACGGTCGTTAATACGTGGCCGCTCGATAAATTTATCCGCGAAATTGTGCGGAAGTGA
- a CDS encoding endonuclease MutS2, translated as MAATHCTSFAGRSYMEKLVPVSDFDEVVKLLEETDEGLSILRVRGNVPMGGISDIRPHAKRAQMGGMLSAYELMETANTIRASRNLRQFIEAIVADEDIEIPHFIAKKDAIPILTGLEHEINACIDDNAHVVDSASGSLRTIRQGLRMQEGRVREKLESYTRGKNAATMLSDAIVTIRNDRYVIPVKSEYRSHYRGVIHDMSSSGQTLFIEPDAVVQANNEIRRLKLQEQEEIEKILIDLSAKVQEVAHDLFTLVAILSEIDVILAKAKFGKAHKCTKPEVNNKGYIRLTKARHPLLSMEEAVANTIEFGKDITTIVITGPNTGGKTVTLKTVGLCTLMAQAGLPIPALDGSEVAVFDSIYADIGDEQSIEQSLSTFSSHMVNIVDILEKYDDRSLIIFDELGSGTDPQEGAALAISILDEVHGRGARVMATTHYPELKAYGYNRPGVANASVEFDVDTLSPTYRLLIGVPGRSNAFEISKRLGLQDRVIDRAKKFTGTDRGEVDSMILSLETSRVQSEKDAEETHDILLETDRLKRELEEKLAEFDNKKERMEEKAKEKAKKIIEDAKRESEAIISDLRAMRLNVGANVKEHELIEARKRLEGAAPAEAKKKAVKAKAAPRALQTGDEVKVLSYGQKGTLIDKVSDHEWIVQIGILKMKLDQSGLEFVKPEKEKKQYVSTSVAGRDTHVKMELDLRGERYEDAIFRTEKYLDDALLSNYHQVSIIHGKGTGALRQGIQQFLKNHSRVKTYRFGEASEGGHGVTVVELK; from the coding sequence ATGGCAGCAACTCATTGCACATCATTCGCCGGTCGATCTTATATGGAGAAATTAGTACCCGTTAGTGATTTTGATGAAGTTGTAAAACTGCTAGAGGAAACAGACGAAGGGTTATCGATACTTCGCGTTCGTGGCAATGTGCCAATGGGCGGAATTAGCGATATTAGACCCCATGCCAAACGTGCACAAATGGGCGGCATGCTGAGTGCTTATGAATTGATGGAAACAGCCAACACAATCCGTGCAAGCCGGAACCTGCGTCAATTCATTGAAGCGATAGTGGCAGATGAAGATATTGAAATTCCGCATTTCATTGCGAAAAAAGATGCCATTCCGATTTTGACAGGCTTGGAACACGAAATCAATGCATGCATTGATGACAATGCGCATGTTGTCGACAGCGCTTCAGGATCGCTACGTACAATTCGGCAAGGTTTGCGAATGCAGGAAGGCCGCGTACGTGAAAAGCTGGAAAGTTATACACGTGGGAAAAATGCTGCAACGATGTTATCCGACGCCATTGTCACTATCCGGAATGACCGTTATGTGATTCCAGTAAAGTCGGAGTATCGTTCGCATTACCGTGGTGTTATTCACGATATGTCGTCGTCTGGTCAAACGCTTTTCATCGAGCCTGATGCAGTCGTACAGGCAAATAATGAAATTAGAAGATTAAAACTGCAGGAACAGGAAGAAATCGAGAAAATCCTTATTGATCTGTCCGCGAAAGTGCAGGAAGTCGCACATGATTTATTCACCCTTGTTGCGATACTGTCTGAAATCGACGTTATCCTTGCGAAAGCAAAATTTGGCAAAGCGCATAAATGCACGAAGCCCGAAGTGAACAATAAAGGCTATATTCGTCTAACGAAAGCGCGACATCCCTTGTTGTCGATGGAAGAAGCAGTTGCGAATACAATTGAATTCGGTAAAGATATCACAACCATCGTTATTACCGGACCTAATACGGGCGGGAAAACGGTCACATTAAAAACGGTAGGATTATGTACGCTAATGGCACAGGCAGGACTTCCTATACCGGCACTCGACGGCTCTGAAGTTGCAGTGTTCGATTCGATCTATGCTGATATTGGAGACGAGCAATCGATTGAGCAAAGCCTTAGTACATTCTCCTCACATATGGTGAACATCGTCGATATTTTAGAGAAATACGATGACCGTTCCCTTATTATATTCGATGAGCTCGGTTCGGGTACGGATCCGCAGGAAGGGGCGGCACTTGCCATCTCGATTCTGGATGAAGTGCATGGACGTGGTGCAAGAGTAATGGCAACAACTCATTATCCAGAGTTGAAAGCATATGGCTATAACCGTCCAGGCGTTGCCAATGCAAGTGTTGAATTTGATGTTGACACGCTTAGTCCTACGTACCGTTTGTTAATAGGCGTTCCAGGACGCAGTAATGCGTTTGAAATTTCAAAGCGACTAGGATTGCAGGACAGGGTTATTGATCGGGCGAAAAAATTCACGGGTACAGATCGCGGTGAAGTCGATTCAATGATCCTTTCGCTTGAGACAAGCCGTGTGCAATCAGAAAAAGATGCAGAAGAGACGCATGACATCTTACTAGAAACGGATCGTTTGAAACGTGAATTGGAAGAAAAACTAGCGGAGTTCGATAACAAGAAAGAACGAATGGAAGAAAAAGCAAAAGAGAAAGCCAAAAAAATCATCGAAGATGCGAAGCGTGAATCGGAAGCAATCATTTCAGATTTACGTGCAATGCGCCTGAATGTGGGGGCAAACGTAAAAGAACACGAATTGATTGAAGCTCGAAAACGTCTTGAAGGCGCTGCTCCTGCTGAAGCGAAGAAGAAGGCAGTGAAAGCGAAGGCAGCGCCAAGGGCCCTTCAAACAGGTGACGAAGTGAAAGTGCTCAGTTATGGTCAAAAAGGGACGCTCATTGATAAAGTTTCAGATCATGAATGGATTGTCCAAATTGGTATTTTGAAGATGAAGCTTGATCAATCAGGACTGGAATTTGTTAAACCTGAAAAAGAGAAAAAACAGTATGTATCAACTTCAGTAGCGGGACGAGATACACATGTTAAAATGGAACTCGACCTGCGGGGAGAACGCTATGAAGATGCAATTTTCCGCACAGAGAAGTATTTGGACGATGCGCTCCTATCAAATTATCACCAAGTGTCGATTATTCATGGCAAAGGGACAGGGGCGTTAAGGCAAGGTATCCAGCAATTCTTGAAAAATCACAGCCGCGTGAAAACGTACCGATTTGGCGAAGCCAGTGAAGGCGGACACGGCGTTACTGTTGTTGAATTGAAATAA
- a CDS encoding DUF350 domain-containing protein: protein MNKTEFWNHPLVESAGYFSVVVLCLIVSMVLFELVTKYKNWEEIRKGNVAVALATGGKIFGVANIFRYSIEQHNSLPQMIGWGLFGFTLLIFAYLLFEFLTPKFNIDKEIEADNRAVGFISLTISVGLSFVIGASIS from the coding sequence ATGAATAAAACCGAATTTTGGAATCATCCATTAGTAGAATCAGCAGGCTATTTCAGTGTAGTAGTCCTATGCCTTATCGTTTCAATGGTGCTTTTTGAGCTCGTCACGAAATATAAGAATTGGGAAGAAATTAGAAAAGGAAACGTTGCAGTGGCACTTGCGACAGGTGGTAAAATATTTGGGGTAGCAAACATATTTCGATACTCAATCGAACAGCATAATTCATTACCTCAAATGATTGGCTGGGGCTTGTTTGGATTTACCCTGCTTATTTTCGCCTATTTGTTGTTTGAATTCCTGACACCTAAATTCAATATTGATAAGGAAATCGAAGCAGATAATCGTGCAGTCGGTTTCATATCCTTGACGATATCAGTTGGACTATCATTCGTTATAGGAGCAAGTATTTCATAA
- a CDS encoding AMP-binding protein — MTMKPWLDLYPAEISKTLDYEHIPIQEFLTRSSEKYPNKTAMHFLGKDISFKEFHESALKFANYLTTIGIVKGDRVAIMLPNCPQGAIAYYGILYVGAIVVQTNPLYTEREVAYQMVDSGAKAIISLDILFPRISKIVKDTKLEHVIITGIKDYLPFPKNLIYPFIQKKEHGITVKVEHRGMNHLFTEIMKVAKSDPVSYDFDYDEDIALLQYTGGTTGPPKGVMLTHANLISNVKMCGEWLYKCKEGEETVMGILPFFHVYGMTTVLILSVMQGNRMVLIPKFDFETALKAIDKQKPTLFPGAPTIYIGLLNHPNLKKYDLSSIKACISGSAALPVEVQEKFEKITGGKLVEGYGLTETSPVTHSNFVWADKRAKGSIGVPWPDTDSCILGPESSEPLANGEIGEIAVKGPQVMKGYWNRPEDTEQTFHDGWFLTGDLGYMDDEGYFYVVDRKKDIIIASGFNIYPREIEEVLYEHEAIQECVIAGIPDPYRGETVKAYIVLKQGATVTEEELDKYCRENLASFKVPRLYEFRTELPKTAVGKILRRALIDEEKEKAEKELLPL; from the coding sequence TTGACAATGAAACCTTGGCTGGACTTATATCCCGCTGAAATCTCAAAGACGCTTGACTATGAACATATTCCTATTCAGGAATTCTTGACAAGATCCAGCGAGAAATATCCTAACAAGACGGCTATGCATTTCCTTGGTAAAGACATCTCATTTAAAGAGTTTCATGAATCAGCTTTGAAGTTCGCGAACTATTTGACAACTATCGGAATTGTCAAAGGGGACCGGGTTGCAATCATGCTTCCAAACTGTCCACAAGGGGCAATTGCCTACTATGGGATATTGTATGTGGGTGCAATCGTCGTTCAGACGAATCCTCTTTATACGGAGCGTGAAGTGGCTTATCAAATGGTTGATTCTGGAGCGAAAGCAATCATTTCACTCGACATTCTATTTCCGCGAATTTCGAAAATCGTTAAAGACACAAAACTTGAGCATGTAATAATAACGGGAATAAAAGACTACCTACCGTTTCCTAAGAATCTCATCTATCCATTCATTCAGAAAAAAGAACACGGGATTACAGTGAAAGTTGAGCACCGTGGAATGAACCATCTATTCACGGAAATTATGAAAGTCGCAAAATCAGATCCGGTTAGTTATGACTTTGATTACGATGAAGATATTGCGTTGCTGCAATATACGGGTGGCACAACGGGTCCTCCAAAAGGAGTCATGTTGACACACGCTAATCTAATTTCTAACGTTAAAATGTGTGGCGAATGGTTGTATAAGTGTAAAGAAGGCGAAGAAACGGTCATGGGTATTTTGCCATTCTTCCACGTATATGGAATGACAACCGTATTAATTCTTTCTGTCATGCAAGGGAATAGAATGGTACTTATCCCTAAATTTGATTTTGAAACGGCTTTGAAAGCAATCGATAAACAGAAGCCAACCTTATTTCCTGGCGCACCTACGATCTATATTGGACTATTAAACCATCCTAATCTTAAAAAATATGATCTGTCTTCAATTAAAGCATGTATTAGTGGTTCTGCTGCATTACCGGTCGAAGTGCAGGAAAAATTCGAGAAAATCACCGGTGGAAAACTAGTTGAAGGATATGGCCTTACGGAAACATCTCCTGTTACCCATTCAAATTTCGTCTGGGCAGACAAACGAGCTAAAGGATCAATTGGTGTTCCATGGCCAGATACAGATTCTTGCATACTTGGTCCTGAGTCATCAGAACCGCTGGCGAATGGAGAAATTGGTGAAATTGCGGTAAAAGGCCCTCAAGTGATGAAAGGCTATTGGAATAGACCGGAAGATACGGAACAAACTTTCCACGATGGCTGGTTTTTAACTGGGGATCTTGGATATATGGATGACGAGGGTTATTTCTATGTTGTTGATCGTAAAAAAGATATAATCATTGCAAGCGGTTTCAATATTTATCCACGGGAGATTGAAGAGGTTCTTTATGAACATGAAGCGATACAGGAATGTGTTATCGCGGGTATCCCAGATCCGTACAGGGGCGAAACTGTCAAAGCCTATATTGTCTTGAAACAAGGAGCTACTGTAACGGAGGAAGAGCTTGATAAGTATTGCCGAGAGAATTTAGCATCGTTTAAAGTGCCGCGACTTTATGAATTCCGTACAGAATTGCCGAAAACAGCTGTCGGGAAAATTTTACGCCGTGCTTTGATTGATGAAGAAAAAGAGAAAGCTGAAAAGGAATTGCTTCCACTGTGA
- a CDS encoding TetR/AcrR family transcriptional regulator: MKRDRPKYKQIVDAAVIVIAENGYHQAQVSKIAKEAGVADGTIYLYFKNKEDILISVFREKMAIFVNNVEVILKQDIDTSEKLFRLIDSHFRILHEDRHLAIVTQLELRQSNKELRLRINEVLKEYLTLLDAILKEGIVNGALDEGLDIRLARQMVFGTIDETITSWVMNDQKYDLMKLSPEVHRLIMNGMKA, from the coding sequence ATGAAACGAGATAGACCAAAATATAAGCAAATAGTAGATGCGGCAGTCATTGTCATTGCTGAGAATGGATACCACCAAGCCCAAGTTTCGAAGATAGCAAAAGAAGCGGGGGTTGCTGACGGGACAATCTATCTTTACTTCAAAAATAAAGAAGATATCCTGATATCTGTTTTTAGAGAAAAAATGGCGATTTTCGTAAATAACGTCGAAGTTATATTGAAACAGGATATTGATACATCTGAAAAGCTATTCAGACTGATTGACAGTCATTTTCGCATTCTGCATGAAGACCGTCACTTGGCAATTGTTACGCAATTAGAACTTCGTCAATCGAATAAAGAATTACGTCTTCGTATTAACGAAGTCCTAAAAGAATATTTAACGCTCCTAGATGCAATTTTGAAAGAGGGAATCGTGAATGGGGCGCTAGACGAAGGCCTTGATATCCGACTTGCTAGACAAATGGTATTTGGTACAATTGACGAAACAATCACTTCATGGGTGATGAATGATCAAAAATATGATTTAATGAAACTATCACCCGAAGTACATAGGCTGATTATGAATGGAATGAAAGCGTAA
- a CDS encoding enoyl-CoA hydratase, whose translation MEFLTVAIDDGVAVATINRPPANALSRALILEVNALLDQVENDDSVRVIVFHGEGKFFSAGADIKEFTSVTSGEEFSKLSASGQEVFERLERFSKPVIAAIHGAALGGGLELAMACHMRIVTENAKLGLPELQLGLIPGFAGSQRLPRYVGMPKAAEMLLTSDPISGIEAARLGLANHAYTDEELLPKTMELAKKIAKKGPVAVKAALEMLQFTKHPSYYEGVKAEADSFGEVFVSEDAKEGIQAFLEKRVPVFKGK comes from the coding sequence ATGGAGTTTCTAACAGTAGCAATTGATGATGGGGTAGCTGTTGCGACAATTAACAGGCCACCCGCGAATGCGCTTTCACGCGCACTCATACTGGAAGTGAATGCATTACTTGATCAAGTGGAGAACGACGATTCTGTACGAGTCATTGTCTTTCACGGAGAAGGCAAGTTTTTCTCGGCTGGAGCAGATATTAAAGAATTTACATCTGTCACTTCAGGCGAAGAATTTTCAAAACTTTCCGCAAGCGGACAAGAAGTTTTTGAACGGCTTGAACGTTTCTCTAAACCGGTTATTGCCGCTATTCATGGCGCGGCACTGGGTGGTGGGCTTGAACTAGCGATGGCCTGTCACATGCGGATTGTAACTGAAAATGCGAAACTGGGCTTGCCGGAATTGCAATTGGGTCTAATCCCCGGTTTTGCTGGGTCACAGCGTCTTCCGCGTTACGTCGGCATGCCGAAAGCAGCGGAGATGTTATTAACGAGTGATCCAATCAGTGGGATAGAAGCAGCCCGTCTAGGACTTGCCAATCATGCTTATACAGATGAAGAACTCCTGCCTAAAACAATGGAGCTTGCTAAGAAGATTGCTAAGAAGGGTCCTGTCGCAGTGAAAGCTGCACTAGAGATGCTGCAATTTACGAAGCATCCTTCTTATTATGAAGGTGTGAAGGCAGAAGCTGATTCATTCGGTGAAGTTTTCGTCTCTGAGGATGCAAAAGAAGGAATCCAAGCATTCCTTGAAAAACGTGTACCTGTATTTAAAGGGAAATAA
- a CDS encoding electron transfer flavoprotein subunit beta/FixA family protein has product MNIYVLVKRTFDTEEKITVSNGKISEDGAEFIINPYDEYAIEEAIQVRDANDGEVTVITIGGEDAEKQLRTALAMGADKAVLIDTEDDLDEMDEFTSAKIIAEYLKDKEVDLILAGNVAIDGGSGQVGPRVAELLGINYVTTITNLEINGTSVKIIRDVEGDSETIETSLPLLVTAQQGLNEPRYPSLPGIMKAKKKPLEKLELDDLDLEEDDVEAKTQTIEIYLPPQKAAGRILEGDISDQVNELVNLLKNEAKVI; this is encoded by the coding sequence ATGAATATTTATGTACTAGTAAAACGGACATTTGATACAGAGGAAAAGATCACGGTTTCTAACGGTAAAATTTCTGAGGATGGTGCGGAGTTCATCATCAATCCTTATGATGAATATGCAATTGAAGAAGCTATCCAGGTACGCGACGCAAATGACGGCGAAGTAACTGTCATTACAATCGGTGGAGAAGACGCGGAAAAACAACTTCGAACAGCGCTTGCAATGGGTGCAGACAAAGCGGTTCTAATCGATACTGAAGATGACCTTGATGAAATGGATGAATTCACATCTGCTAAAATTATTGCTGAGTATTTGAAAGATAAAGAAGTAGATTTGATTCTTGCAGGAAACGTTGCAATTGATGGCGGTTCTGGACAAGTTGGTCCACGTGTGGCTGAACTTCTAGGCATTAACTACGTAACGACAATTACGAACCTTGAAATCAACGGTACATCCGTCAAAATCATTCGTGATGTTGAAGGGGATTCTGAAACAATTGAAACGTCACTGCCATTACTAGTGACTGCTCAGCAAGGTCTTAACGAACCACGCTACCCGTCACTTCCAGGTATTATGAAAGCGAAGAAAAAGCCGCTTGAAAAGCTTGAACTAGATGATCTTGACCTAGAAGAAGATGACGTAGAAGCGAAAACACAAACAATCGAAATTTACCTTCCGCCGCAAAAAGCTGCTGGACGTATTCTTGAAGGCGATATTTCTGATCAAGTGAATGAACTGGTAAATCTGCTTAAAAATGAAGCTAAAGTAATCTAA